A stretch of DNA from Halobaculum sp. XH14:
AGCCGGCGTTCGGGAGCCGGTCGCCGCCGGCCGTGAGCCGGTCGACCGACACGTCGCTGATGTCGATGTTCGAGTTCCGGAACTGGTAGGGCGCGTTCGTCACCGCCAGATACGTGTCGCTGATCGAGCCGTTCACCCTGATCGCCTGGACGCCGCCGCGCTCGGTGCCGGGCTGGTGGACACAGAGCCCGCTGAACCGGCAGTCGTCCCGGTGGCTCGCGTAGATCGCCGACCCCGTCGCCGCCTCCCCGGTGATGACGACGTCCTCGATGTGGAACGAGCCGCGCCGGGCGAAGACGACGTCGGTCGGGCTCTTGATCCGGATCGCGTTGACGCCGTCCGCGTCGACGCGGATCCGGGTGTCCCGCATCGTCGCCGACTCCTGTTCGGACGCGAACGTCACCGCCCCGTCGCTGGAGGTCACGTCCAGCATCTCGACGAGACACTTGTCGATCAGGACGTCGCGGCCGCCGCGCAGCCGGATGCCGCGCATGTTCTCGAAGCCGTCGGGCGAGTCGTCACAGCGGACGTGGACGCCGCGGACGACGCTCCCCGGCCCGGCGTTCACGCGGACGCTCGCCACGCCGTTGTTCGCGTAGTAGCCGCCGAGCACGCGAACTCGTCCCTCCGGGGGGTTCGCGTAGAGGCCGTTGTCCGGGAACCCCTCGATACGGCAGTCGACGAACGAGACGTCCCCGCGCGTGTCGTCGCCGACCTCACACCCGGTGTTCGACCACTCGCCCACGGACCCGTCGGGCATCCGGAGCCGCTCGACGAGCCCCGTCCCGTCCGGGCTGGCGACGTCGACGCGGACCCCGTCGCTCTCCACGTCCTGCCTCCCGGTGACCGTGACGTCCCGCAGGACCAGTTTGTCGTCCACGCGCGCGGCGATCGGCCGTCCGCCCGTGTCCGGCTCCCGGAAGTCGAACTCCAGCCCCGAGACCAGCAGCTGGGACGCGCTCCCGGGGTCGCCGAGCCTGAACAGCGGCTTCCGGAACCCCTTCGGCGGGACGACGGTCGCGT
This window harbors:
- a CDS encoding right-handed parallel beta-helix repeat-containing protein → MKRRTLLTAAAGVTAGLAGCGEAVPGEWPAATPGGNPQLDAIADAWGFDEFVDLEAEVEGPLADRELGGVLEAVAGDGRMLYLPPGRYRLADSWAFSSFSKFGLVADNATVVPPKGFRKPLFRLGDPGSASQLLVSGLEFDFREPDTGGRPIAARVDDKLVLRDVTVTGRQDVESDGVRVDVASPDGTGLVERLRMPDGSVGEWSNTGCEVGDDTRGDVSFVDCRIEGFPDNGLYANPPEGRVRVLGGYYANNGVASVRVNAGPGSVVRGVHVRCDDSPDGFENMRGIRLRGGRDVLIDKCLVEMLDVTSSDGAVTFASEQESATMRDTRIRVDADGVNAIRIKSPTDVVFARRGSFHIEDVVITGEAATGSAIYASHRDDCRFSGLCVHQPGTERGGVQAIRVNGSISDTYLAVTNAPYQFRNSNIDISDVSVDRLTAGGDRLPNAGCK